The following proteins are encoded in a genomic region of Synechococcus sp. CBW1002:
- a CDS encoding glycosyltransferase encodes MRPLRFLLPGTTGRFRCGGLLVELQTLRLLQEIVPAEVVTYRKREEGLAFLDDLLASEEPPGEALWIVSWGFEVPSQLRRLRGRPVAYHAHSSGYGFSLPPAVPVLAVSRNTLGYWGDAAPRQPLFLVPNALERDWMERGLRPGGPAAGGDGTGSDGSDGDGLEGRRPIDVLVQQRKSSAYVLTQLVPALRRQGLRVEVQSGWVDDLVDLFNRATVVLYDSADYWRGRGLTEGFGLPPLEALACGCVVFSSLNHALADSLDPGSIAHQIGAGSLAADLERITAAVRDPSAWRADPDRLQPLLEACSEPELRRRWRHALEEINHHWDRLSAGEPPLLAPPRWQLRWRQRADRLRRLLSRQLGSIG; translated from the coding sequence TTGCGTCCCCTGAGATTCCTGCTGCCCGGCACCACTGGCCGGTTCCGCTGTGGCGGCTTGCTTGTGGAGCTGCAGACCCTGCGCCTGCTGCAGGAGATCGTGCCGGCGGAGGTGGTGACCTACCGCAAGCGGGAGGAGGGCCTGGCCTTCCTCGATGATCTGCTGGCGTCGGAGGAGCCGCCCGGCGAGGCCCTCTGGATTGTGAGCTGGGGGTTTGAGGTGCCAAGCCAGTTGCGCCGCCTGCGCGGACGCCCAGTGGCCTATCACGCCCACAGCAGTGGCTATGGCTTCTCCCTGCCTCCCGCCGTGCCGGTGTTGGCGGTAAGCCGCAACACGCTCGGCTACTGGGGGGATGCGGCGCCCCGCCAGCCCCTGTTTCTGGTGCCGAACGCCCTCGAACGCGACTGGATGGAGCGCGGCCTCCGGCCGGGCGGCCCTGCCGCCGGCGGCGATGGGACCGGTTCTGACGGGAGCGATGGCGATGGGCTGGAGGGCCGCCGCCCGATTGATGTGCTGGTGCAGCAGCGCAAGAGCAGTGCCTACGTGCTCACGCAACTAGTGCCGGCCCTGCGGCGCCAGGGACTGCGGGTGGAGGTGCAGAGCGGCTGGGTGGACGATCTGGTGGATCTGTTCAACCGGGCCACGGTGGTGCTCTACGACTCGGCCGACTACTGGCGGGGGCGGGGGTTGACGGAGGGGTTCGGACTGCCGCCGCTCGAAGCTCTCGCCTGCGGCTGCGTTGTGTTCAGCAGCCTCAACCACGCCCTGGCCGACAGCCTTGATCCCGGGTCGATTGCCCATCAGATCGGCGCCGGCAGCCTGGCCGCAGATCTGGAGCGGATCACTGCCGCCGTCAGGGATCCCAGCGCCTGGCGCGCTGACCCGGATCGTCTCCAGCCCCTGCTGGAGGCCTGCAGCGAGCCGGAGCTGCGGCGGCGCTGGCGCCATGCCCTGGAGGAGATCAACCACCACTGGGACAGGCTCAGCGCCGGCGAGCCGCCGCTGCTGGCCCCACCCCGCTGGCAGCTGCGCTGGCGGCAGCGGGCGGATCGCTTGCGGCGCCTGCTTTCCCGCCAGCTTGGGTCGATCGGTTAA
- a CDS encoding ABC transporter ATP-binding protein, producing the protein MRLPKSQTLDQLRQLILTLPKSLRRQFYWLLPLAVLPGVLDILSVGILAQLMSSLLMSKAKRQIIPIHIPGSDRFEFVLFLIGAFILISWLRSLARLWLVISQEQYIERMWLYLTDHLYRGILYLPYEFHLAQDDSKLATQLLTNVTKVTRGILRPCLPLFSSFFSVVLLTGGILYVGRWYALGLFAGLTLAYGLFSVFMTPYLRHAERQKLYLASQMKQTFIDSMTMIREIQLYAAEDFYADSFRDKAQEAKKFEFLNTLLPWFPKLTIEPLGITLIFSFAIFPAVLGGGFSDVKQVIPFLATLALASLRLTPALQETFASITKLRSGLPNISSLLKLMQIADEGSEIPTAVLGPGGTPMSPQAFIPRRTIRLDRITYAYPTTNHSTITDLSLTIPVGSRVAFVGSTGSGKTTTGLLLLALLTPQKGQLLIDGTPLDSQDRRAWQSCCSYVPQIVSFTRGSVLENIAFGEDPDQVDLNLVWESLESAQLAEVVAELPYGLYTPIGRDGLRLSGGQRQRLALARAFYRRTEVLLLDEATSALDNKTESEVIEALEIIGRRCTTIVIAHRLSTIVRCDRIYEFEAGRIKAAGNFEQLRAASSSFEELVATLERSLAAAS; encoded by the coding sequence GTGCGGCTGCCGAAAAGCCAGACACTCGATCAGCTTCGGCAGCTCATTCTGACCCTCCCGAAATCACTCAGGCGGCAGTTCTATTGGCTGCTGCCCTTGGCAGTGCTGCCTGGTGTTCTTGATATCCTGTCAGTGGGCATTCTGGCCCAGCTGATGTCCTCGCTGTTGATGTCGAAGGCGAAGCGCCAGATCATTCCGATTCATATTCCCGGCTCAGATCGCTTTGAGTTTGTCCTCTTCCTGATCGGTGCCTTCATCCTGATCTCGTGGCTCCGCTCGCTGGCGCGCCTCTGGCTGGTGATTTCGCAGGAGCAGTACATCGAGCGCATGTGGCTCTATCTGACCGATCATCTCTATCGCGGCATTCTCTATCTTCCCTACGAGTTTCATCTTGCCCAGGACGACTCCAAGCTGGCGACGCAGCTGCTCACCAACGTCACCAAGGTGACACGCGGCATTCTGCGGCCTTGTCTGCCGTTGTTTTCGTCGTTCTTTTCGGTGGTGTTGCTCACTGGTGGCATTCTCTATGTGGGGCGCTGGTATGCGCTCGGTTTGTTCGCTGGTCTCACGCTCGCCTACGGCCTCTTTTCGGTGTTCATGACGCCCTATCTGCGCCATGCAGAGCGACAGAAGCTCTATCTGGCCTCGCAGATGAAGCAGACCTTCATCGACTCGATGACGATGATCCGCGAGATCCAGCTCTACGCCGCCGAGGATTTTTATGCCGATTCCTTCCGCGACAAGGCCCAAGAGGCCAAAAAGTTCGAGTTTCTTAATACGCTCCTGCCCTGGTTCCCCAAGCTCACGATCGAGCCGCTTGGCATCACGCTGATTTTCTCCTTTGCCATCTTTCCGGCGGTGCTCGGTGGCGGTTTCTCCGATGTGAAGCAGGTCATCCCCTTTCTCGCCACCCTGGCCCTGGCCTCGCTGCGCCTCACCCCAGCCCTGCAGGAAACCTTCGCGTCGATCACCAAGCTCCGCTCCGGTCTACCCAACATCTCCAGCCTGCTCAAGCTGATGCAGATTGCCGATGAAGGTAGTGAGATCCCCACGGCTGTTCTGGGGCCGGGAGGCACTCCCATGAGCCCGCAGGCCTTCATTCCGCGCCGCACGATCCGGCTGGATCGGATCACCTATGCCTATCCCACCACCAACCACTCCACGATCACCGATCTCAGCCTCACCATCCCGGTAGGTTCCCGTGTCGCCTTCGTGGGGTCCACCGGCAGCGGCAAGACCACCACGGGCCTGCTGTTGCTCGCACTGCTCACCCCCCAGAAAGGACAACTTCTGATTGATGGCACGCCCCTGGATTCGCAGGATCGCCGGGCCTGGCAGTCCTGCTGCTCCTATGTGCCCCAGATCGTGAGCTTCACCCGCGGCAGCGTTCTGGAAAACATCGCCTTCGGCGAAGACCCCGATCAGGTGGATCTGAACCTGGTCTGGGAGTCGCTGGAATCGGCCCAGCTCGCCGAGGTAGTGGCCGAACTTCCCTATGGCCTGTACACCCCGATCGGTCGCGATGGCCTGCGGCTCTCCGGTGGCCAGCGCCAGCGGCTTGCACTGGCGCGGGCCTTCTACCGGCGCACCGAGGTGTTGCTGCTCGATGAGGCGACCAGCGCCCTCGACAACAAGACGGAATCGGAGGTGATCGAGGCGCTCGAGATCATCGGCCGACGGTGCACCACGATCGTGATCGCCCACCGCCTCTCCACGATCGTTCGCTGCGACCGCATCTACGAATTCGAGGCGGGCCGGATCAAGGCAGCCGGCAATTTCGAGCAGCTGCGGGCTGCTTCCTCCAGCTTTGAGGAACTGGTGGCCACCCTGGAGCGCAGCCTCGCGGCCGCCTCGTGA
- a CDS encoding glycosyltransferase, with translation MSPGLDITLLATADWDHPFWTNKQHVAVSLAELGHRVLYVDSLGLRPPTLGQRDRGRLWRRLRLSFPRPRPVRPGIWVISPLQLPLPAGPWVDRLNGLVLRTTLALARLQLGLRRDLLWTYNPRTAALLPVHAYRRSLYHCVDAIDTQPGMDGPRIRRDEQQLCHQVDGVVTTTPVLQERCRPLARRCTLLPNAVDVEHFRQALDPALPLPADLGCIPAPRLLFVGAIATYKMNMELLAAVARRHPDWSIVLIGAVGEGDPATLITALADCPNIHRLGPRPYGALPAYLKGAAVGLIPARINAYTRAMFPMKFFEYLAAGLPVVATPLPALEPYASVVALAPDAESFAAAVAEALVPDPAAAAERLRLAGSVTYSERSRRMLAFLESEPQGHC, from the coding sequence GTGAGCCCCGGCCTCGACATCACCCTGCTGGCCACGGCCGACTGGGATCATCCCTTCTGGACCAACAAACAGCACGTGGCTGTGAGCCTGGCGGAGCTGGGTCATCGGGTGCTTTATGTGGATTCCCTCGGCCTGCGACCCCCCACCCTGGGGCAGCGGGATCGGGGCCGGTTGTGGCGCCGCCTGCGGTTGTCCTTCCCCAGGCCGCGGCCTGTGCGCCCTGGAATCTGGGTGATCTCGCCGCTGCAGTTGCCCCTGCCAGCAGGGCCGTGGGTGGACCGCCTCAATGGCCTCGTGCTGCGTACCACTCTGGCCCTGGCCCGGCTCCAGCTGGGCCTGCGCCGCGATCTGCTCTGGACCTACAACCCCCGCACGGCGGCCTTGCTGCCGGTGCACGCCTACCGGCGTTCGCTTTATCACTGTGTCGATGCCATCGATACGCAGCCGGGGATGGATGGGCCCCGAATCCGGCGCGACGAACAGCAGCTCTGCCACCAGGTGGATGGAGTCGTCACCACCACCCCGGTGTTGCAGGAACGCTGCCGGCCGCTGGCTCGGCGCTGCACCCTGCTGCCCAATGCGGTGGACGTGGAGCATTTCCGCCAGGCACTGGATCCCGCCTTGCCCCTGCCGGCCGATCTGGGGTGCATCCCGGCACCGCGGCTCCTGTTCGTGGGAGCGATCGCGACCTACAAGATGAACATGGAGCTGCTGGCTGCCGTGGCCCGTCGCCATCCGGACTGGTCGATCGTGCTGATCGGGGCGGTGGGTGAGGGGGATCCCGCCACGCTGATCACTGCCCTGGCGGATTGCCCCAACATCCACCGCCTCGGCCCACGGCCCTATGGGGCCTTGCCGGCCTATCTCAAGGGGGCGGCGGTGGGGTTGATTCCGGCGCGGATCAATGCCTATACCCGCGCCATGTTCCCGATGAAGTTCTTCGAGTACCTGGCCGCTGGCCTGCCGGTGGTGGCCACGCCACTGCCGGCGCTGGAGCCCTATGCCTCCGTGGTGGCCCTTGCCCCAGACGCCGAGAGCTTCGCCGCCGCCGTGGCGGAGGCTCTGGTGCCTGACCCTGCCGCCGCCGCCGAGCGCCTGCGACTTGCCGGTTCCGTCACCTACAGCGAGCGCAGTCGCCGCATGCTGGCGTTTCTGGAGAGCGAGCCTCAGGGGCACTGCTAG
- a CDS encoding sulfotransferase: MSSSPESRHLLPPLRVLYITSRGHSGSTLLDLLLSGHSGLTSVGEIKMLSATDRSRKRCSCHGLDPLECPYWRSVQDQLRASTGLSFDALRLDSVDPWVNHGHNLALYESVAAVSGCRTIVDSSKSLPRLRDLLQGQELYGGYDLLPIHLLRGPLGLVHSYVKKGADLREVCYNYANGYFRADDLLHRRRHLLVHYERLAGQPRRELQRLMTAIGLPFEEAQMDWGHGPRRNIHGNDMRFKAGGPIRLDRSWRRGLTPLQILQVLWFTLPVRLRQRRLTSRRLMRLWRLRYKPAAMASGSRGRASRSRRD, translated from the coding sequence ATGTCGTCTTCGCCTGAGTCCCGGCACCTGCTGCCGCCCCTGCGGGTGCTCTACATCACCAGTCGCGGCCACAGCGGTTCCACCCTGCTGGATCTGTTGCTCAGCGGTCATTCCGGCCTCACCAGTGTGGGTGAGATCAAGATGCTTTCCGCCACTGATCGCAGCCGCAAGCGCTGCAGCTGCCATGGCCTCGATCCTCTCGAGTGTCCCTACTGGAGGTCCGTGCAGGACCAGCTGCGGGCCAGTACGGGCCTGAGCTTTGACGCCCTGCGGCTCGATAGCGTCGACCCCTGGGTGAACCATGGCCACAACCTGGCGCTCTACGAGAGTGTGGCGGCGGTGAGCGGTTGCCGAACGATCGTGGATTCCTCCAAGAGTCTGCCGCGGTTGCGTGATCTTCTCCAGGGCCAGGAGCTTTACGGCGGCTATGACCTGCTGCCGATTCATCTGCTGCGCGGCCCCCTGGGACTGGTGCACAGCTATGTCAAGAAGGGCGCTGATCTTCGCGAGGTTTGTTACAACTACGCCAATGGTTATTTCCGTGCTGATGACCTGCTCCATCGCCGCCGCCATCTGTTGGTGCACTACGAGCGCCTCGCCGGCCAACCGCGCCGTGAACTGCAGCGGCTGATGACGGCGATCGGTCTGCCCTTCGAGGAGGCCCAGATGGACTGGGGCCACGGACCGCGCCGCAACATCCATGGCAACGACATGCGCTTCAAGGCGGGCGGACCGATCCGGCTCGATCGGTCCTGGAGGCGTGGACTCACCCCTCTGCAGATCCTGCAGGTGCTGTGGTTCACCCTGCCGGTGCGCCTGCGGCAGCGACGGCTCACCAGTCGGCGGCTGATGCGGTTGTGGCGGCTGCGTTACAAGCCTGCCGCCATGGCTTCAGGGAGCCGGGGCAGGGCCTCGCGGAGCCGGCGGGATTGA
- a CDS encoding glycosyltransferase codes for MPPSPGPVLLYIDALKAGGAERITLQWAQWLQQAGLPVLLLTRHGPERDFYPLPAGLDRRVELPEPRWLKALGWWGFPWRLLRLRRLLRQLRPCLALGITTLPAIKLLLVSAGLPWAVVVSERNYPPAKPPALPWRWLRRLTYPRAAAHLVQTRRTLAWLATTQAVPESRCHLVPNPIGWPLADFPPRIDPDTLIPAGASLMLAVGTKPHQKGFDRLLAAFARLAPRHPSWHLVILGLDPASGSHRRAVAELVAQWQADPLLRQRVHLPGPVGNVADWYGACDLFVLSSRYEGFPNVLLEAMVSGCACLASACPTGPEEIVRHGQDGWLVPAQADAALLERELERLIDDPPLRRRLGSEARAVRQRYGEATVREQFLDALQPLLP; via the coding sequence TTGCCGCCGTCGCCCGGGCCAGTGCTGCTCTACATCGATGCGCTCAAGGCCGGTGGCGCCGAGCGCATCACCCTGCAGTGGGCCCAGTGGTTGCAGCAGGCCGGCCTGCCGGTGCTGCTGCTCACCCGCCACGGGCCGGAGCGCGATTTCTACCCCCTGCCCGCCGGTCTGGATCGCCGCGTCGAGCTGCCCGAGCCCCGCTGGCTCAAGGCCCTTGGCTGGTGGGGCTTCCCGTGGCGGTTGCTGCGGCTGCGCAGGCTGCTGCGTCAGCTGCGCCCCTGCCTGGCGCTGGGGATCACGACCCTGCCGGCGATCAAGCTGCTGCTGGTCAGCGCCGGGCTGCCCTGGGCCGTGGTGGTGTCGGAGCGCAACTATCCGCCCGCCAAGCCGCCCGCCCTGCCCTGGCGCTGGCTGCGCCGGCTCACCTATCCGCGCGCGGCGGCCCACCTCGTACAGACCCGCCGCACCCTGGCCTGGCTGGCCACCACCCAGGCGGTGCCGGAGTCGCGCTGCCATCTGGTGCCGAACCCGATCGGCTGGCCCCTGGCCGATTTCCCGCCACGGATCGACCCCGACACCCTGATCCCCGCCGGCGCCTCGCTGATGCTGGCGGTGGGCACCAAGCCCCACCAGAAGGGATTCGACCGGCTGCTGGCGGCCTTTGCCCGCCTGGCGCCGCGCCATCCCAGCTGGCATCTCGTGATTCTGGGCCTCGATCCGGCCAGCGGCAGCCATCGCCGCGCCGTGGCGGAACTGGTGGCGCAATGGCAGGCCGACCCGCTGCTGCGTCAGCGGGTGCATCTGCCGGGCCCGGTGGGCAACGTGGCCGATTGGTACGGAGCCTGCGACCTGTTTGTGCTCAGCTCCCGCTACGAGGGGTTTCCCAACGTGTTGCTCGAGGCCATGGTGAGCGGCTGTGCCTGCCTGGCCTCCGCCTGCCCCACCGGTCCGGAGGAGATCGTTCGCCATGGCCAGGATGGCTGGCTGGTGCCGGCCCAGGCCGATGCGGCGCTGCTGGAGCGTGAACTGGAGCGGCTGATCGATGATCCCCCTCTGCGGCGGCGCCTTGGCAGCGAGGCCCGCGCCGTTCGCCAGCGCTATGGCGAAGCCACGGTGCGGGAGCAGTTCCTCGATGCCCTTCAGCCCCTGCTGCCCTGA
- a CDS encoding glycosyltransferase, with the protein MSAPLTTAASAAAFSAPGDDLWIVLPHLGPGGAQKVAVLAAGHFAACGLRVRLITLLPDQPAVLEPPPGVEHIDLGPLVASDRQRLGPEVDVSDRSPLAIAGRVAALWIGRIRRRLSPLGLRLLLGLQLPLWPPATGWRGGLQRLLLRLTRNVAGPQGARLRQLVQRQRPQRLLALLSRTNMLSALAVWDLPIHLVVSERNDPRLQHLPFPWNRLRPLLYGRADVVTANTSGVLAVLRQFPQPFRRLDLLANPLPQSHRPGERLPLAERAREFLTVCRLVPQKGVDVLLEAFAQLPLPIRQTWRLRIVGDGPERASLERQAGQLGIAAQVSFEGFCSDPPRFFRQAPIFVLPSRFEGMPNALLEAMGFGLASVVTDASPGPLELVEPGVTGLVVRTGDAAALAAALQQLVEDPDLQRRCGAAAAALLRRHDWPVLEPVWRDLLNLA; encoded by the coding sequence ATGTCCGCGCCCCTGACCACCGCCGCCTCTGCCGCCGCTTTCTCAGCCCCCGGGGATGATCTCTGGATCGTGCTGCCCCATCTGGGCCCCGGTGGTGCCCAGAAGGTGGCGGTGCTGGCGGCGGGGCACTTCGCGGCCTGTGGTCTGCGGGTGCGCTTGATCACCCTGCTGCCTGATCAGCCGGCCGTGCTGGAGCCTCCGCCCGGGGTGGAGCACATCGATCTGGGCCCGCTGGTGGCCAGCGACCGGCAGCGGCTGGGCCCCGAGGTGGATGTCTCGGATCGCTCGCCGCTGGCGATCGCTGGGCGGGTGGCGGCCCTCTGGATCGGCCGGATCCGGCGCCGTCTCTCACCGCTGGGGCTGCGCCTGCTGCTCGGGCTGCAGCTGCCCCTCTGGCCGCCGGCGACGGGTTGGCGTGGCGGCCTGCAGCGCCTCTTGCTGCGGCTGACCCGCAACGTGGCTGGCCCCCAGGGGGCTCGCCTGCGCCAGCTGGTACAGCGGCAGCGGCCCCAGCGGCTGCTCGCCCTGCTCAGCCGTACCAACATGCTGTCCGCTCTGGCGGTCTGGGATCTGCCGATCCATCTGGTGGTGTCGGAGCGGAACGATCCCCGCCTGCAGCACCTGCCCTTCCCCTGGAACCGGCTGCGGCCCCTGCTCTACGGCCGCGCCGATGTGGTGACCGCCAACACCAGCGGTGTGCTGGCGGTGCTGCGCCAGTTCCCGCAGCCGTTCCGGCGGCTGGACCTGCTGGCCAACCCCTTGCCCCAGAGCCATCGCCCCGGTGAGCGGCTGCCCCTGGCGGAGCGCGCGCGCGAGTTCCTCACGGTCTGCCGGCTGGTGCCCCAGAAGGGGGTGGACGTGCTGCTGGAGGCCTTTGCCCAGCTGCCGCTGCCGATCCGGCAGACATGGCGGCTGCGGATCGTGGGTGATGGCCCCGAGCGCGCCTCCCTGGAACGGCAGGCCGGCCAGCTGGGGATTGCCGCCCAGGTGAGCTTCGAGGGCTTCTGCAGCGATCCGCCCCGCTTCTTTCGCCAGGCGCCGATCTTCGTGCTGCCTTCCCGCTTCGAAGGCATGCCCAATGCTCTGCTGGAGGCGATGGGCTTCGGCTTGGCGTCGGTGGTCACCGATGCCTCGCCCGGGCCCCTGGAGCTGGTGGAGCCGGGGGTCACCGGGCTGGTGGTGCGCACCGGCGACGCGGCGGCTCTGGCGGCAGCCCTGCAGCAGCTGGTGGAGGATCCCGATCTGCAGCGGCGCTGCGGCGCTGCGGCGGCGGCGCTGCTGCGCCGCCACGACTGGCCGGTGCTCGAGCCGGTCTGGCGCGACCTGCTCAACCTCGCCTGA
- a CDS encoding glycosyltransferase yields MALPKPLRLLVFAPSRRAPSETFIRANLAGLACDTVAYCGDERPWGGPPLRLAYGLAILVSKACYRLAALVPLEALQRFGTWLPSQVAIRICRQERPDLVLAEFGFHAVRVMELVPATGLPLIVHFRGSDASSRRYLATLRPRYRRLLQLVAAVVVKSEPMRATLLALATQRQRPLPVLISPSGADPARFAGADPAAAPPRFLAVGRFVAKKGPLLSLEAFARASAGHPDWRLEMVGEGPLLARARQRASDLGLDDRVIFAGLLPPPAIAERLRGARAFLQHSLTAPDGDQEGSPVAVLEAQLSGLPVVATRHAGIPEVVQHGVTGLLVEEGDVAAMAEAIRRLGEDPALAGRLGAAGRRRCQEHFTVQHHLQALQGLIEQVAATPAPLPGDSLSP; encoded by the coding sequence GTGGCGCTTCCCAAGCCCCTGCGCCTGCTGGTGTTCGCCCCCTCGCGGCGGGCGCCCTCGGAGACCTTCATCCGCGCCAACCTGGCCGGCCTCGCCTGCGACACGGTGGCCTACTGCGGCGACGAGCGGCCCTGGGGCGGCCCGCCCCTGCGGCTCGCCTACGGCCTGGCAATCCTGGTCAGCAAGGCCTGCTACCGCCTGGCCGCCCTGGTACCGCTGGAGGCGCTGCAGCGCTTTGGCACCTGGCTCCCCTCCCAGGTGGCGATCCGCATCTGCCGCCAGGAGAGGCCCGATCTGGTGCTGGCGGAATTCGGCTTCCACGCGGTGCGGGTGATGGAGCTGGTGCCCGCCACCGGCCTGCCGCTGATCGTTCATTTCCGCGGTTCCGATGCCTCCTCCCGCCGCTACCTGGCCACGCTGCGGCCCCGCTATCGCCGCCTGCTGCAGCTGGTGGCGGCGGTGGTGGTCAAGTCGGAGCCGATGCGCGCCACCCTGCTGGCCCTGGCGACGCAGCGCCAGCGGCCCCTGCCGGTGCTGATCAGTCCCTCGGGGGCCGATCCCGCCCGCTTCGCCGGTGCCGATCCGGCCGCCGCTCCGCCCCGCTTCCTGGCGGTGGGCCGCTTCGTGGCCAAGAAGGGGCCGCTGCTCAGCCTCGAGGCCTTCGCCCGCGCCAGCGCCGGCCATCCCGACTGGCGGCTGGAGATGGTGGGGGAGGGGCCCCTGCTGGCCCGGGCCCGTCAGCGGGCCAGCGACCTCGGCCTCGACGATCGGGTGATCTTCGCCGGCCTGCTGCCGCCGCCGGCCATCGCCGAGCGGCTGCGGGGGGCGCGGGCCTTCCTGCAGCATTCGCTCACCGCACCGGATGGGGATCAGGAGGGATCGCCGGTGGCGGTGCTGGAGGCCCAGCTGAGTGGCCTGCCGGTGGTGGCCACCCGCCACGCCGGCATCCCCGAGGTGGTGCAGCACGGGGTGACGGGCCTGCTGGTGGAGGAGGGTGACGTGGCGGCCATGGCGGAGGCCATCCGCCGTCTGGGGGAGGACCCGGCCCTGGCCGGCCGGCTGGGGGCGGCGGGACGGCGCCGCTGCCAGGAGCACTTCACGGTGCAGCACCACCTGCAGGCCCTGCAGGGCCTGATCGAACAGGTGGCGGCCACGCCGGCGCCTCTGCCCGGCGATAGCCTCAGCCCGTGA